TAGAGGCAATAAATACGATCTTGACCAATTTGATCTCTTGACCCACTTTTTAAGAGAGATCCCGTCCCTACTAAGTGGACAAGTGAGATCCGCATACAGATATCACCTGCCAATCTGTCATCAGATAAAATTTTTATCCTATCCTTATATTGTATATTGACCTCTCACACAATTCTTCTTCCAGGAGGATTTAAACCTACCCAAAACGGTAGGGGTACGATTTCGCAGCGGATGACTAATTAATTACAGAGGTTACTACTCCAGAGAGCAGAGGTACCATTTTGCTGAGGATGATTAATTAATTACAGAGGTTACCATCACAGAGAGCAGAGGCAAGGCTTCGCTATTAAATCATGAACATTGGGGTCGGTATACCACAAAAGAAAGACATCAGAAGTTGTTAACCACGATGTGCAAAAGAAGCTATTAAACAAGGTGTGTTGGATTACTTATATATTCTCTTAAACATATTGTTTGAATcagaatattatttttcttttcctacatACGCGACGGCTGCAACCCTGATAGCATAACCAGCTGCTACATCATTCGAAAAAGTATCCCGCATTGGATATATACATCTTTCATTTCACATTGTGTGAATCTTCTATAACCATGAAATCTACACAAATTGAGAGGGAAAACAAATAGATAGATAATTATTGCAATCATCCAATAATTACAATCCACAAGGAATGTATCCTACAAAAGCAGTAATTGGAAAAAGTAACACAAGATGGGCAAAGACAAGTTCAGTCATCCACATTGGACGTGTCAAACCTATGCACAACACCCAGATAGTAGAGGTTAAGTCACTGCAGTCAACGAAAACAAGAAAGATGGCAACCAAATCAATGTGCAAAAGCAGGGATTACCATCATCAATCTATGATAAAGTGCTATACACAGCAAGTGCAAAGGAACCAAAATGAATTACAAATTGTCAAATTGTCAAGATTGAGAAGAAAAGGACGGTAACTAAACTTGAAAAAGAGGCCATTGATCTTGCATTTGGGCACTCTCAGCTACTCCAACTTGCATCAACTGGATATGCAGGAAGACCAAGTAGATATGAATCACCAGAACCTTTTGCAGACGATACCCAATTTAGCTGGCTCACTGGTTCGAATTATTTGCCAAGTCGGCCTCTTGCCCATGGTGGTCTTTGTTGGCCACCACCATTACGTTGTACAGCATTGTTACGTTGTACAGCATTGTTCTGGCGTGGCAAGTTCCTCATCCTCTGCTCCTTCATGTTTGCAAACAGCGAGTCTAGTGTCTGAGACCTCTGCTTGGTCACTGGCTGCGCCTGCTGCTGCGGTGGCATTGACTGCAACACCATATATAAAACTCATCAATATTATTTACTTTGCATGGTGAGACTGGAAGTGAGGTTAAAAGCTACTGAGCATGATCTGGTGATCCTATCACCCATTAAGCAACAGCTTAAATGTATctcttgacaaaaaaaaatgagtccAACAACTTGTTGGCTCAACCTATAATATGGACAAGTAAAAGTAAATCCACGTCCAATCTTGTTGTCACAACCCCTTACGTCAAACCAAGTTACAAAAAGCTACCCATAAACCCTTGTACAGAGAGCTACTCTTTAAGGCCATGCAATTCACACTActtcatttattttctataaaagataataaagaatataaaatactTCCCCTTGTTTGGTCATGTGGAGAAGCAGGAGGAAAATAAAGAGCAGATAAGACATTTTAATAACTTTTGTTCTTACAACCAGTTTCTCCCCAAAACTCACCTAGTTTGGAAAGTAAATTTTCATTGGACCATTGATTTCTCATTCACTAGCCCAACAATGAAAATCAACAGATTTTcaaaaccctctctctctctctctctctctctctctcttattttgatataaaagattttcaaaaccttctccatttttttcttcttcagtgGTAAACCAAACTTAGTGTAATGATTAATATTATGAATAACAAGCTTACTGATCCTACTCAAtgatgttataaataattttcaagGAGATGAAGATTGATGCAGCTGAGAAGTCAAATAAATACCTTTGCCACAAAGCCTCCATTTGCAGCGTGCCTCTGGATAAGTGGACCCCTGCAAGCAGAAATATAAACAAGGATTGGAAAACATAAAGAGAACATACCATCAAGAGCTGAGTCCAACAAGGGAAATATTCAAGACGCCCCAGTATCAATACCAAATAATAACATCATAGGACCACCGTGCAATTTACATTCACAAGGAGAGTCAGGCATCTTACCCTGACAGATTCTATTTATATCCAACTAAGAGAAAGTTAACACAAACCATTTCAGGAAAAAACAGTAACTTCAATATAGTGAAGACTGGAACTCTGAAGTGTGAATTCTCTTAAATTTCTGTAAAAGCTCTTTCCAATCACAAAGCATGATGAGTTCAAACCTTGCACCCCGATTGAATGGAAACAAAAGTAAAGACAACCACGAGAAGCTGAATTGGGGAAAAACCACAATGGGCTTATTTCTCCATTCAATTCAATAAACAAGAGACTCTGTCCAAGGAAGCTCCAAAATGAGTCTTGAAAACTAAGCGTAGTATTCACAGTAGCGATGAAAGCTTTTGCACAAAAATGAGTATCCAATTTCCACACCTTGTCAAACTACATTAAAACCAAACTACATTGCCAACAGCGCTGCCAACCActaaatgaatttgaaaataacTAACAGGAGCAAAACTCTATGCTCCTTTTTGACATTCAGCTACTACCCAAAACTCCAAACTTGGTTATCtcaagcaaaaataaattactcTAAATGAAAACCCGAAACACATGAATCTTGTTTAGTTGGCCAAGAACCATCCTTTTTAGATCCATCCCATAGCAAAACACAGTTGAAGACCAATCACCAAGAGCATaggcaagaaaaaagaaaagcagagATGAAGTGTCAGTCAGATGGAGTAGAAATAGCAGACGAGTTCCAAAATGTAGAAATCTCTTGTAATTGACCCTAAGACTGAAGGGTGTGCATCCCACAGCATTATCTTCCAATTCacataaattatcaaaatgtCTGCAGGCCAACAATGCTCTGTGGACAATGATTAAACCAAATCCTACAAATCTCAAGAATGAAATCTGACGGCTAAATGGAAAAGCAGCAGATCTCATCATGGAGGATATGGAAAAATTAGCATGCATGTCGATAAAACGACTGTAACCATCAGAAAGATTCAGACTCATAACCAGAAAAAGTGGAAACTGCCGCACTCACTAGGAAACCAGAAAACATCCAGTTTGGAGCATATGTAAAATAAGCATACATGTGGATAAAACAACTGCAACCTTCAGATAGATTCAGATTCATAAACCAAGAAAAGCAGAAATTGCCGCACTCAGTACAGTAACAAGAAAACATCCAGTTGACACTGCAAAAAATGTAAACTTTTTCCTATCAAGCAATGAGCCACTTAAAATGCACAATGTGAACTTTTCCAGTGCATTAGCTATCTTCAAATAATACCACCAAACAAACTTCCATAGATCACACTTAATTCACAATTCCATTAAACCATTTCCTTCCAATCATATCCCTGTTTATCACTTGTAAACCACTACCTCAACAGCCAACCCAAATAACAAAACTCCAATTTCCAAATACGTACAGCGACATTCAAATTAAAGTGCTCTGCCCACACTATGTCACACTTTGCACACCACATATATGAAGATTTATAATGCAAGAATGCTATTCAGGATGGCAATAGGAAACAGTCAACACTTGGAATTATTCCCAAATTGGCTGATTCTGGTGGAAAACAAATCATATGCGACTTATTTATACATTAACAGGAAGCACATGGCAGATGTGATCAATTCTATAGAAGAGCCACACTTTTACCTgcaattatttatcaaaaaaaaatcccatcaGATGCTTAACTATTGTCATCGCCACAATAATGAGGTTTAAGCAGTATAAGGGACAAATAGACCTTTGGGATGAAATACCTTGTCTTGTTCCAATTAGCTGCCCTGTTACGACCAAAAGCTCTATTGCGAAGCGGAGCAGCTGCAGCCTTCCGTGCTGCCTCAGTTGCCAGAGGAAATTGGTTCCCCTGAAAATTTGACCTTCTCTGAGCTAAGGCCCCCTGATTACCATTgttgaaaaaaacaaagaaacgtGAGATCATgggcaaaataaataaacaaataatgcACTTTAGCAGCAACCATTTCATACCTGTCTAAGTGATGATCTTGTATCCATAAAACGTCGAACCGTTGTAGATTTATCTCGAGCAATATTATTGGGAAACTTCTGAATTTTGTTCTGAATGGACAGAGGATTCATATATTATGATAACAGCCCAAGAAAAGAGAGCATAAATTATAGATGATATCAGAGAGGTAAGTTtgctttcacaaaaaaaaaacttcttacCGGAACCCTTCGCTGCTTCCTCCCCCTGGACTTAGGGTTTTTAGACATTTTGATGATGTCTTCTAAGGCCATGTCCATTTTTTTCTCTGTGAGGGCAATTGCCTCAGTTGTAAGAGGTTTAGTTGCCATCTGCTAGAGAATGTTGAAGTCAGTCATAAAATATAAGATAAACAAAGCAAAATAACATGGCAACAGAAACATCTTCACAGACTACCAATTATAAAGAGATAAACAACAAGTTAAAAGAAACCTCCACAGTGGTACATAAACCAAAGCATATCAACAAAGACCTTTGAAAATTTACTTCAAAACATTCAAACTCTTACAACCATGAACTATAAGAATCAAGGGGATTAATTATCTTAACAAATATTTAACCGTAAAATACCTCAAACAATCTATGCACCTAGAAAAGTAGATATTTGAAACAAATTTCTAatctaaatttataaaaatcaaacatatttcgcaataatatcaaaattgattagggcaataaaaaaaataattagcaaTATACTTGAATCTCAGATTCTTCGCTGCTTTTAGAACCCTGGAACATAAAAGAAAATCCACGAAAAATAAGCCTAATACAACACCAAAGCCAAGCTTGAATTGAAGCTATACGataccaaaatcaaaatcataactCGTATCTTCTCTATTCCATgttttctcaccaaccaaacagaAAACTTTTCATACAACTATGACCGAACAATAAGCACAAACATGATTAAAAAActaactaaacaaaaaaaaaaattagggctAGGGTTTTGGAATCGAAGACTCACCGAGATAGAAAGTAGGATTCGACGAAAATCGAAATCAAGAAGCAATGCAAGCGaagattttgatgattttgagagaaaattagggttagggtttagAGAATATATGGGGAATTGGGAAAACGCGGAGAGCAATTTGGGAGTTTCGTGAAAACTAACAGACAGCTTCCTCGAAAAGCGACCCGTGTGaatgagtgagtgagagagggtATTTAAAGTATTTATAGTAACTGAAGGACGCGGTCCGTGTGAACGGCGGATTTCGATTCCGCATCAAATGGAAAAAAGTTTTACCTTTCTAGGAAAATTTttcctatgttttttttttcctactccagtaaatgataatgaaatcttcttgttattttcttgtagttaaaaaaaaaaaataaaaaactgaaacaGTCAAAGAATTCCTAATTCTTGATTTTACCAGTTTTGGAGGATTTTTATCcgattgaattagggtttagttTTTAATACTATGCTTTCATTTGATTACATGACTTGTTCAATTAGTTGTGAGTAACCATGTAATGGTAGAAGGAAAtttctcaaaagtcaaaactagTTTGCAAACTATTGGGCTATGCACATTTATaggatttaaaaattaataaatataaactaatttaaatataaatatattaaaatattaaatgacaTATCACGATTTAGGGTGAGTTTGgctgggctttttgaaaaagtgcataatgaaaaagttgagtttttaaaaagtgcataatgaaaaagtgatttttcaaaaaactgagtgtttggtaaaaactgttaaaaagtgctttttgaaaaaactgagtgtttggctagcacttataaaagtggcagTTTGAAGGGTAAATTACTAAAGAGGACAATGtctatataaaaagaattttttgttttaattatctcttttaatgcaagttatggacacaatattttcacaaaaatttcccaataaagtttatataacaagtttttaatagtaggaaaaaaaaatgtcactagtaggtctagatgagaactaataacaacttactatgtaaactttattatgaaattgttataaaaatattatgtcaatagtactatttattttctaaaaaaaaatagtactaactTAAGAAGTTTagagatataataaaatgtcacaatattttcacaatactaatttaaaattaatctttgtaaaataaaattttattaacacttATCTTTTAAATGAGTTGTTCTAGTACCCATAATTTTTTCTCCACTACATACTCTATAACAtcacaacttaaaaaaaaaaaattgtaaaataatttgtgttcttactcattatattttcttctaagttgcataaccaaacccaaaaactcttttttcttttttttttctttcacttttttctccTCCATATCTTTTGTTCGTCCTTATCTCCTTCGTCCTTATCTCCTGATCTTCTTATCTTCAGTTCCTCCAGACACacacacccacccacccacccacccacacacacacacacacacacacagagataagagaagacgaagaagaagacgaacgaacacacacacagagatcagagaagacgaagaagaagacgaacgaagaagaagacgaacgaagaagaagacgaacgaagcagaagaagaggaagaagcagagaagacgaagaaagcagaagaagaggaagaagattcACCCAGCGGAGtagagagatgagatgagaggaaTGAAGGTCagggtaatttggtaattttcgGACTCGCCCAACGGATAGTTAAAAATGCTGCTGAACCTTTTATTTATGGACCTTCAGACCTCCATAAACGGATTGGGCGTTTTTACCTTGGCTCAAAACGCAACTTTTACCAAAAAGTTGCTTTTTTGCTTCACCAAACGTCCAAAGCAACCCAGCTTTTACATAAAGCTACGTTTCAGCCcctaaaagcccaaccaaatGGGCACTTAATCTTGATTAAATTTCAGTTCAGCTTTAAAAACTTTGAACTTCTCTTTCAGCCAGACATACCCATTAATTGGTCATGCTCTTTTACCCCTCATCATTGGATCCGACTTTTTTAGACTTAAAAATTCTTGAGTTCCTAGGAAACTCTTGGGGGTAAAGTTCGGTCGCTTTTCATCATTCGATATTAGTAGTAAACTATTAATGGCAATGATCAGTGATCACATCACATCAGCCTCccataaaataaacttttttttattttatacatccCATAAAATAAACTTGATACTCAATTAAAACGAAAATCTACCAACTTCTGTGATTAAATATGATataatctctttttctttttttcttttttttcatatatatatatattaaataattatttataagtcATGCAATCTTAATTATCAGTAATGAATTCAACCGTTGACATAGACCAAACTCTGTGTAATGCATCCTCCTACGGTGTAAAGAATGTCATGCAAAACCAATCAATTTCATATCTTAAGCGAGGGACAATAACCAAATAGAAATTGTACCTGTGCTACCTGGTGGTGGCCTATGATATGAATTCATAATTAAAACTAACTCGTTTGATAAGTGTTGTCCCATGAAAAAGAGGTGAAACTAATTATTACAAATGTTTCGTGTCTGCCCATTGTGTGCAGAAAATTGATGTTACCAACTTATAATTTATCACTCACCTCACCAAAAGACatttttatttctaacaattttgcTTCAACCCTGCTTCTCATGCGGGGTCTAACTCActcaaagaaaaaggaaaaaatgattAGTTTCCATAGACCCACTTCTCTGAGTTGCTTGTATAAGTAACCAATTCCTCTGGTTTGAACCACAAATTGATTTCATCCTTGGCGGTCTCTGGACCATCACTCCCATGGATGATGTTTCTACATGGCGAACAACAAAAGCAAGATCATGATAACAAAGCAACGAACAGTGTATGCATGTGGAAAGCAAAAGCACAATTGTCACCAGGCCCATGATAATTTTACTAACAAAAACAAGGGCCCAGTTATTGTTTGCTACTCTACAGTGagaaattgtaactttaatGGCAAATATCACAAGTAATAAAACCAGATCGCACATAGGCTAAGTAATTATCAAGATGTACCACCGCGCATCCTTGACACGATGGTCACTTTACAGgtataagtgcttatggggTGTGTGTATATAGAGGGGCAAAGACCGGGATATAAGTCTCCAAGAAGAAgctttacatacatatacacttagattagactagagtaaaatttaattcagataaaaaaaaataaagaaaaaaaaaagatgtaaatgCCTATATGGTAAATTTAAGAAACCAAAAACTGCTATTATTCAAAGCAATACCTTCCAACGACAACAGCCAGATCGCCCCTGATAGTTCCAGGTTCTGATTTCTGTGGATCTGTAGCTCCAATCAGTTTTCGACCATACTTTATTACTCCCTCTCCTTCCCAGACCTGTATGGACAATTAGAACAATTGAGTTCGGCTAACTCACAAGTTGTGGTAACCAATAAGATGAGAGTTATAGATTTTCTAACCATTGCAAGAACAGGGCCAGAGCTAAGGAAATCGCACAGGCCATTGAAGAAAGGTCTTTCCTTCAGATCATGGTAATGCTTCTGTGCAAAATCCTTTGAAGGAATCACAATTTTAACGGCCACGAGCTTAAAACCTTTCCTCTCAAAACGAGATATGATCTCTGAAATCTGGAACACAATAACATGTCTTAGATGAGATAAATATCCTGTTACCAGCCTAAAAAGACCAACCAACAACTCAACCCCACTGAGTGGTATACATTAGGCAAAGTCGTTTTGAAACAGTGTGAACAggttactaaatttttttgcaagAAGTCTAATGGTATCTTACCAGCCCTCTCTGCACTCCATCAGGTTTGATTGCAATGAAAGTGCGCTCCAGCTGAATAGAGAAGAACAAGTAAGATAATTAGTCATTGAGCAACACAATAGGCAAATGAGAGATTGAATTGGAGTAATAATGAAATAGATATGTAATAAAATGGTTATTAGAGTACCTCTGCAGCATATGCCTCCTGTTCCTGAAGCATGTAAGCTGCAatcacaaagaaaagaaaaaatatgatcagaaattggagagagagagagagagagagagagaaactgtATCATAATATCATGCAGCCAGAAGAGGACAGTGACATGCTATCATAAATGACACGCCCCTTAAGATTCAGTTATTGTTCAAATTACACCAATAAGTGATATAAcccatataataaaattataggGTTGTACAAGCAGGACACTTGATGTATCAGGCACTTACAATTTTTTGCCAATATGATTAAAACGATCCATAACTCTTGCTGGAGGTCTCTCAAGATTCCATACAGGAGATTATGACATTTGATCAAACAACTTACTAAAACAATGTTTAAAcattcatgtgtgtgtgtgtgtgtgagagagagagagagagagagtgagagaccaCAACGTCAGACAGTAAAAGGATCAGCATGAAATGTGATCAATGCAGAAGTACAACTGTAGCTGAAAAATGTTTGTAGTTTGGGGTTCAGGTAAAATGTTGGGGAAATTCAGGAAAATAGTCAATTCTAGAATACATCCAAGGTTATAATTTCAACCCATTACCATGCACAAGcatggtataatttttttagaagaggtaCCAGATGCCACAATGCTACATTTAAGCAAGGAACATGGCTCCTCTTTCCTTCCACCCCAGACTACAACACTGACCCCTGCTCATACCTTTTACTTTTAAGCCATCATTTCCTTTTACTCCCATGAAAAATATAGGTAAGAAATATATTTCGCAACTATCCACTAACAAAACCAATCCAAATGCCACATAAACAACAGCATCATTATTAAACCTAAAACAAATGAACATGAAGCAAACAAACATACACATATAAACCGTCACAATCTTATCAATTCGAAGGGAACATAATCATAACCAATTAAAGTATGATTATCATCTCAACAGTTTAAAAGCACATCacaaaaaaaagccaaaaacacACTTTAAATCCTAAAATTTGACCCAACTTCCAGTTTTGTCCccaaattttagcaatttggttctggaatttttttttaaagtattaatttattcattcttttcttCAGTCCACGCTCTATCTCTACTTAACCTCCTATTTAAAGAAGTTAACAAATCTCATGTGTTGACCCATCAATCAAGTGAGAACACCTTAAACTTTTGGACAACAATAAATCCAGGGACACCCAATTTCACAAAATGCCGAAGTGATTGACTGTGAATGGTCGACACTTTCTGCACACTACTTTTTACATggattcacttttttttttgttcaccgCTCACAGTCGACCACTTTAACATGTTGTGAAATTGGGTACGTCAATTGGGATCCAACTTTTAACCAAATTTTAACGACGAGctcaacaaaatttataaagatGGGGTTTTTAGTTCGAACCTGCAGCAGAAACGCCAATCGCTCCTGCAATCCATTCTCTTGATGCATTCTCCGAACCCGCCTTCCCGTAACTTGAAGCAAAAAACGGCAGCTTGTTGCCACTCAACGACACCGCTGCAGCCGCAGCTACAGCTCTCCCTTCTGCAAATACGACAAGTCGGTTTCATCAAACATAAATCTCTCACTCcaatatatacaaattattaaccaaaaaaattcacacaGGCACAACCCAAATCATCAAAGaaaacatatttcaaaaaaaccaaaaatctatAAGCATAATCAACAGCACAACAACTCGATCAGtgctattttattataaaaattataaataaaaaaaaaagttttttgctAAATGGGTTTCTCATAAAACAGTTTTTGAACCGATAACTGTTACACAGACGAGAGATTTAGCTGAGAAAGCAGagtataaaaaagaatgagCTAAAGAAATTACCAGAGTGAAAACGAGAGGCcttggaggaggaggaggagaggaTTGACCTGGCAGCTCTAGAGGCAGATCGAAAAATCTGAGGAgagctcattttttttttttagtttactttttttgttgttgttgttgttttggttGAGAAATGAGACGTGGGAAgtgagaagaagagaaagaagtgTGCGATGCTGAAATGataaagagagaaatgaatGAGTGAATGTAAAACAGAGAGACAAACAAGGATTGGTTTGGTTTCCTTTTTACTTGGGGTGCTTTCAGGTCAAACCCTACCCGAAACTCCGACCCCATAAAAGTTTTAACTACCCGTTTGGAGTTTTGAACCTTTTGGCTTTTGGGTCTAGATCTGTGTGCAGAATGGTGCCGACGCTGCCGTACAAACAAATAGTACAATGACAAACAAATTGATAAGAGAATACTttatgaccaattttttttatagaaaattcaaaacaaattttatgggataaattatatttggttataatttgaattcttcactaaaataattttattgtctattaataataatatgtcacgtaaaatttgttataaaaatgttatgcaTATAGCATTTCTTAATTAATAAGCTATTGATTCTCTAAGAAAAATGCTACAACATATATGAAAGGCTTTTGTTGAATCTGGTCCTTGTTAATCatcaaaacaattcaaaaaaaaaaaaatttatgattttttgaagtttgGATATCAAACCATATTATGCTAACAAATGAAATTCCATTCAACAAAAGCACCCAAATCTTGgaagtctcaaaattttaattttgagtctaaaataagttaatcaccacaattataTAAACACAAGtcatttgtgtttttttcttagtgggatttattttttctttgttagtagaattttaggaattttttgaaTCAAAATATACAGTATGTTGTGTGTAATATAACTTATTTTACCCTCCGTTAAAagtaatcataattttttagtggAGTTTGTGCTTTGCCTTTCTATTAGAACCCAtttccaccccccccccccccccaattggTCTATATGTAGTTTCATCCTTAATTATGTTGGAGCTACATAACATCAAGTAAGAGTTTAGAATACACAATTCCCATGGATTGAATTAGTAAATTGTGATTTGAATCCTAAATGTTTCTATTGGAAAAACTAAAGGtactaattga
This genomic stretch from Castanea sativa cultivar Marrone di Chiusa Pesio chromosome 1, ASM4071231v1 harbors:
- the LOC142644385 gene encoding nucleoside diphosphate kinase 3-like: MSSPQIFRSASRAARSILSSSSSKASRFHSEGRAVAAAAAVSLSGNKLPFFASSYGKAGSENASREWIAGAIGVSAAAYMLQEQEAYAAELERTFIAIKPDGVQRGLISEIISRFERKGFKLVAVKIVIPSKDFAQKHYHDLKERPFFNGLCDFLSSGPVLAMVWEGEGVIKYGRKLIGATDPQKSEPGTIRGDLAVVVGRNIIHGSDGPETAKDEINLWFKPEELVTYTSNSEKWVYGN
- the LOC142610498 gene encoding uncharacterized protein LOC142610498, which translates into the protein MATKPLTTEAIALTEKKMDMALEDIIKMSKNPKSRGRKQRRVPNKIQKFPNNIARDKSTTVRRFMDTRSSLRQGALAQRRSNFQGNQFPLATEAARKAAAAPLRNRAFGRNRAANWNKTRGPLIQRHAANGGFVAKSMPPQQQAQPVTKQRSQTLDSLFANMKEQRMRNLPRQNNAVQRNNAVQRNGGGQQRPPWARGRLGK